Proteins found in one Camelus bactrianus isolate YW-2024 breed Bactrian camel chromosome X, ASM4877302v1, whole genome shotgun sequence genomic segment:
- the LOC141576321 gene encoding histone H2B type F-M-like, producing MAEPRSAHTSEEIVDTGEPKEAECKSPEQKTPKQKTPVRRQRRRRRPADDFASFATYFRRVLKRVHTGLSLSQEAVSVMDSIVKDIFERIASEAARLARSKKRVTITYEDIQTSVCLLLPGKIGKFAVSKGTNALIKYILCE from the coding sequence ATGGCTGAGCCGCGGTCCGCCCACACTTCGGAGGAGATCGTGGACACCGGGGAGCCCAAAGAAGCCGAGTGCAAGAGCCCAGAGCAGAAGACGCCGAAGCAGAAGACACCCGTGCGCCGccaacgccgccgccgccgcccagcaGACGACTTCGCCAGTTTCGCCACTTACTTCCGCAGGGTGCTGAAGCGGGTGCACACAGGCCTGAGCCTCTCGCAGGAGGCCGTGAGCGTCATGGATTCGATCGTTAAGGACATCTTCGAGCGCATCGCCAGCGAGGCCGCGCGCCTGGCCCGCTCCAAAAAGCGCGTCACCATCACCTACGAAGACATCCAGACCTCGGTGTGCCTGCTGCTGCCTGGGAAGATCGGCAAGTTTGCCGTGTCCAAGGGCACTAACGCTCTCATCAAGTACATCTTGTGCGAATGA